The following are from one region of the Pseudomonas lalucatii genome:
- the dnaG gene encoding DNA primase — translation MAGLIPQSFIDDLLNRTDIVEVVSARIQLKKAGKNYTACCPFHKEKTPSFSVSPDKQFYYCFGCGAGGNALGFVMDHDQLEFPQAVEDLAKRAGMEVPREEGGRGGKPRQPTDSPLYPLLAAAAEFYRQALKSHPQRRAAVDYLKGRGLSGEIARDFGLGFAPPGWDNLLKHLAGDSLQQKAMIDAGLLVENSDSGKRYDRFRDRVIFPIRDSRGRVIAFGGRVLGDDKPKYLNSPETPVFHKGQELYGLFEARKSNRDLEEIMVVEGYMDVIALAQQGLRNAVATLGTATSEEHLKRLFRLVPSVLFCFDGDQAGRNAAWRALEATLPNLQDGRRARFLFLPDGEDPDTLVRSEGTDAFRARINQQAQPLADYFFQQLGEEADPRSLEGKAHLATLAAPLIDKIPGNNLRTLMRHPELAQKVEDVSHFAGEDDTYAQLLVALLGALQKNPNLRSLQLIARWHGTEQGRLLRALAEKEWLISADNLEQQFFDTITTLVARQRERSLEHLLRKARQSELSAEEKDQLRNLLSRNASPVVPSPTGARGS, via the coding sequence ATGGCCGGCCTGATCCCGCAGTCCTTCATCGATGACCTGCTCAACCGCACCGACATCGTCGAAGTGGTCAGCGCGCGCATCCAGCTGAAGAAGGCCGGCAAGAACTACACCGCCTGCTGCCCCTTCCACAAGGAAAAGACCCCTTCCTTCAGCGTCAGCCCGGACAAGCAGTTCTACTACTGCTTCGGCTGCGGCGCCGGCGGCAACGCCTTGGGCTTCGTCATGGACCACGACCAACTGGAGTTCCCCCAGGCGGTCGAGGACCTGGCCAAGCGCGCCGGCATGGAGGTCCCGCGCGAAGAAGGCGGGCGCGGCGGCAAACCGCGACAGCCCACCGACTCGCCACTCTACCCACTGCTGGCCGCCGCTGCCGAGTTCTACCGCCAGGCCCTCAAGAGCCACCCGCAGCGCCGCGCCGCGGTGGACTACCTGAAAGGTCGCGGCCTGTCCGGCGAGATCGCCCGCGACTTCGGCCTGGGCTTCGCCCCGCCGGGCTGGGACAACCTGCTCAAGCACCTGGCCGGCGACAGCCTGCAGCAGAAGGCGATGATCGATGCCGGCCTGCTGGTGGAGAATAGCGACAGCGGCAAACGCTACGACCGCTTCCGCGACCGGGTCATCTTCCCGATCCGCGACAGCCGCGGGCGGGTCATCGCCTTCGGCGGCCGGGTACTCGGCGACGACAAGCCCAAGTACCTGAACTCGCCAGAAACCCCGGTATTCCACAAGGGCCAGGAGCTCTACGGCCTGTTCGAGGCGCGCAAGAGCAATCGCGACCTCGAGGAGATCATGGTGGTCGAGGGCTACATGGACGTCATCGCCCTGGCCCAGCAGGGCCTGCGCAACGCCGTCGCCACGCTCGGCACCGCCACCAGCGAGGAGCACCTCAAGCGCCTGTTCCGCCTGGTACCCAGCGTGCTGTTCTGCTTCGACGGCGACCAGGCCGGCCGCAACGCCGCCTGGCGCGCCCTGGAGGCCACCCTGCCGAACCTGCAGGACGGCCGCCGCGCACGCTTCCTGTTCCTGCCGGACGGCGAAGACCCGGACACCCTGGTGCGCAGCGAAGGCACCGACGCCTTCCGCGCCCGCATCAACCAACAAGCCCAGCCCCTGGCGGACTATTTCTTCCAGCAGCTCGGCGAAGAGGCGGACCCGCGCTCCCTGGAAGGCAAGGCGCACCTGGCGACCCTGGCGGCCCCGCTGATCGACAAGATTCCCGGCAACAACCTGCGCACCCTGATGCGCCACCCGGAGCTGGCGCAGAAGGTCGAAGACGTCAGCCACTTCGCCGGCGAAGACGACACCTACGCCCAGCTGCTGGTGGCCCTGCTCGGCGCCCTGCAGAAGAACCCGAATCTGCGCTCGCTGCAGCTGATCGCACGCTGGCACGGCACCGAGCAGGGCCGTCTACTGCGGGCCCTGGCGGAAAAGGAGTGGCTGATTTCGGCGGACAACCTTGAACAACAGTTTTTCGACACTATAACTACCCTAGTAGCCCGCCAACGCGAGCGCAGCCTGGAACATTTGCTGCGCAAAGCCCGTCAAAGTGAATTGAGCGCAGAGGAAAAAGACCAGCTGCGCAACCTGCTGAGCCGCAACGCATCACCGGTAGTCCCGAGCCCAACTGGCGCGCGAGGGTCTTAA